Proteins from one Candidatus Desulfovibrio trichonymphae genomic window:
- a CDS encoding aspartate kinase, translating into MQILVQKFGGTSVATLERMEKVRDKVLNGLQRADRIIVVLSARAGDTNNLLALAGQWSPTPDKAECDVLVSTGEQVSISLFTMLLKDMGIRARSLLGSQIPIVTDDSFGCARIRAINSEALRGWLEQYDILVVAGFQGCTEDKRVTTLGRGGSDTSAVALAAALGSVECEIYTDVNGVYTTDPNICSTARKIDRIAYNEMLEMSSMGAKVLHIRSVEFAQKYKVAVRVRSTFDDDPGTLVTQEDSSMEALLVSGIAYDKDQARVTLHDVLDVPGVAAAVFCPLSEKDVLVDMIVQNTSLDGHTDITFTISRRDLQQTLGIMAEISPKIGMSKVVHDVNVAKVSVIGVGIRNHSGVAARAFAALTQEGINILMISTSEIKITILIQEKYVELAVRILHDTFGLDWT; encoded by the coding sequence ATGCAAATTCTCGTGCAAAAATTCGGCGGCACTTCCGTAGCCACGCTGGAGCGCATGGAAAAAGTGCGTGACAAAGTTTTAAATGGCCTCCAGCGCGCTGACAGAATTATTGTTGTGCTCTCGGCAAGGGCCGGGGACACAAACAATCTGCTGGCGCTTGCCGGGCAATGGTCGCCAACGCCGGATAAGGCGGAATGCGATGTGCTTGTTTCCACCGGCGAGCAGGTTTCCATCAGTCTTTTCACCATGCTGCTCAAAGATATGGGCATTCGCGCGCGTTCCCTGCTGGGGAGCCAGATACCTATTGTCACTGACGACAGTTTCGGTTGCGCGCGCATTCGCGCGATCAACAGTGAAGCCCTGCGCGGCTGGCTGGAACAATATGACATTCTTGTTGTCGCTGGCTTTCAAGGATGCACGGAAGACAAACGCGTCACAACACTTGGACGTGGCGGTTCGGACACGTCGGCAGTGGCTCTGGCCGCCGCCCTCGGCTCTGTGGAATGCGAAATCTATACAGATGTGAACGGCGTGTACACGACAGATCCCAATATATGCTCCACAGCACGCAAAATAGACCGTATCGCCTACAATGAAATGCTTGAGATGTCCAGCATGGGCGCAAAAGTTCTGCATATCCGCTCTGTGGAGTTTGCCCAAAAATACAAGGTGGCTGTGCGTGTTCGCTCCACCTTTGACGATGATCCCGGCACGCTTGTCACTCAGGAGGATTCCAGCATGGAAGCACTGCTCGTTTCAGGTATTGCGTATGATAAAGATCAGGCCCGCGTTACCCTGCATGATGTGCTCGATGTGCCTGGCGTCGCGGCTGCCGTTTTCTGCCCGCTTTCCGAAAAAGACGTGCTTGTTGACATGATTGTGCAAAACACCAGCCTTGACGGGCATACGGATATCACCTTCACCATTTCCCGCAGGGATTTGCAGCAGACATTGGGTATCATGGCGGAGATTTCTCCGAAAATAGGGATGTCGAAGGTGGTGCACGACGTGAATGTGGCCAAGGTTTCGGTCATCGGCGTGGGAATACGCAATCATTCGGGCGTTGCGGCTAGAGCGTTTGCGGCACTGACTCAGGAAGGCATCAACATTTTGATGATCAGCACCTCGGAAATAAAAATTACTATCCTGATTCAGGAAAAATACGTGGAACTTGCCGTGCGCATTCTGCACGACACCTTTGGCCTTGACTGGACATAG
- a CDS encoding MFS transporter: MPSMIAVFDCPRALVDLTISGFMLCFALSMLVWGPLSDKYGRKPVLAAGLGVYAAASLVCLFSVSIYTHCRAHPVGGGQRSRVLRFHGNRQRRIQGMGDGKCACVDAEHQHHSAHAGSGHAEADLVSVAARQKRFSRRRYSVHFSEKRQSAPAYVQSRPKVSCRMRTASSTYFS; encoded by the coding sequence CTGCCGAGCATGATAGCGGTCTTTGACTGCCCGCGCGCGCTCGTTGACCTCACCATCAGCGGCTTTATGCTCTGCTTTGCCCTGTCCATGCTCGTATGGGGCCCGTTGAGCGACAAATACGGCCGCAAGCCAGTACTCGCCGCAGGTCTGGGCGTGTATGCCGCAGCCTCGCTCGTCTGCCTTTTTTCCGTCAGCATATATACTCATTGCCGGGCGCATCCTGTAGGCGGCGGGCAGCGGAGCCGTGTGCTCCGTTTCCATGGCAATCGTCAAAGACGCATTCAAGGGATGGGAGATGGAAAATGCGCTTGTGTGGATGCAGAGCATCAGCACCATAGCGCCCATGCTGGGAGCGGGCATGCTGAGGCTGACCTCGTGTCGGTTGCGGCGCGGCAGAAACGGTTCAGCCGGCGCAGGTATTCCGTGCATTTTTCAGAAAAAAGGCAATCTGCCCCAGCCTATGTCCAGTCAAGGCCAAAGGTGTCGTGCAGAATGCGCACGGCAAGTTCCACGTATTTTTCCTGA
- a CDS encoding NAD-dependent epimerase/dehydratase family protein — MHVLVTGAAGFIGYHLTLRLLAAGHDVTGIDNLNDYYDVQLKKDRLASIASAPEAGKHFRFVRLDLADNAGLDALFTHENFTYVVNMAAQAGVRYSLQNPAAYISTNLTGFGHLLECCRNHNVAHLIFASSSSVYGLNTQRPYSVRHNTDHPASLYAATKKSNELMAHAYSHLYRLPCTGVRLFTVYGPWGRPDMAPHIFAAAIVRGQELRVFNKGRMCRDFTYIDDAVEALARLVPLIPTPDTDFDTAAPNPAASSAPWRVHNIGNNTSVELNTFISLLEDAFGQKARKTFLPMQPGDLEATFADINDMNERTGFTPKTHLRDGIARFAAWYREYYKS; from the coding sequence ATGCATGTGCTTGTGACCGGCGCGGCCGGTTTTATAGGCTATCACCTGACGTTGCGGCTGCTGGCTGCCGGTCACGACGTGACCGGCATTGACAATCTGAACGACTATTATGACGTGCAGCTCAAGAAAGATCGCCTGGCCAGTATTGCATCTGCGCCGGAAGCCGGCAAACACTTTCGTTTCGTCAGGCTGGATCTGGCCGACAATGCAGGCCTTGATGCCCTTTTTACGCACGAAAACTTCACTTATGTCGTCAATATGGCAGCGCAGGCGGGCGTGCGCTACAGCCTGCAAAACCCGGCAGCTTATATCAGCACAAATCTGACAGGATTCGGCCATCTGCTCGAATGCTGCCGCAACCACAACGTCGCCCACCTGATTTTTGCCTCATCCAGCTCGGTTTACGGCCTGAACACGCAAAGACCCTATTCTGTCCGCCACAATACTGATCACCCGGCAAGCCTGTACGCCGCCACAAAAAAGAGCAATGAACTCATGGCGCATGCCTACAGCCATCTCTACCGTCTGCCCTGTACGGGAGTACGCCTGTTTACGGTGTACGGTCCTTGGGGTCGGCCGGACATGGCCCCACACATTTTTGCCGCAGCCATTGTGCGCGGGCAGGAGCTGCGGGTATTTAACAAAGGCCGCATGTGTCGCGACTTTACCTATATTGACGATGCTGTGGAAGCTCTGGCGCGTCTTGTGCCCCTCATCCCCACGCCGGATACGGACTTTGACACGGCCGCGCCGAACCCGGCCGCAAGCTCCGCGCCTTGGCGCGTGCATAATATCGGCAATAACACCTCTGTTGAACTCAATACCTTTATATCCCTGTTGGAAGACGCCTTTGGACAAAAAGCTCGCAAAACGTTCTTGCCCATGCAGCCCGGCGATCTGGAAGCCACCTTTGCCGACATAAACGATATGAATGAACGCACCGGTTTTACACCCAAAACGCATCTGCGCGACGGCATTGCCCGTTTTGCGGCCTGGTACAGGGAATATTACAAATCATGA